The proteins below are encoded in one region of Oncorhynchus kisutch isolate 150728-3 linkage group LG14, Okis_V2, whole genome shotgun sequence:
- the LOC109904055 gene encoding transforming growth factor beta-3 proprotein-like, translated as MHLGKALLFFLLLNCVTMTLSLSTCTTVDIDHIKKKRVEAIRGQILSKLRMTSPPQTVGPNQVPFQVLALYNSTKELIEELGRDRQQSCGQDNTETEYYAKEIYKFNMINGPPENNDLPYCPKGITSKVFRFNVSAMEKNSTNLFRAEFRALRVPNSSAKRNEQRIELYQILRPDDHIAKQRYIGGKNALTKGMPEWVSFDVTDTVREWLMYRETNLGLEISVHCPCHTFNPNGDIIENVNEVLDVKFKGVEGDYDESRWDLGSRLKKQKEQLFPHLILMMLPPHRLDAQSSSRRRKRALDTNYCFSNYEENCCVRPLYIDFRQHLGWRWIHEPKGYYANFCSGPCPYLRSADTTHSSMLSLYNTLNPEASASPCCVPQDLEPLTILYYVGRTPKVEQLSNMIVKSCKCS; from the exons ATGCATTTGGGCAAAGCACTTCTGTTTTTCCTCCTGTTGAACTGTGTGACAATGACTTTGTCACTATCCACTTGCACCACTGTGGACATAGACCACATAAAGAAAAAGAGAGTAGAGGCAATCCGAGGACAGATTCTTAGTAAACTTCGAATGACCAGCCCGCCGCAAACAGTGGGTCCGAATCAGGTACCGTTTCAGGTGCTGGCGCTCTATAACAGTACGAAGGAGCTGATCGAGGAgttggggagagacagacagcaaagtTGTGGACAGGATAACACGGAGACTGAATATTACGCCAAAGAGATTTACAAGTTCAATATGATTAATGGACCACCAGAAAACA ATGACCTTCCCTACTGCCCCAAGGGCATCACCTCCAAGGTGTTCCGCTTCAATGTCTCGGCCATGGAGAAGAACTCCACCAACCTCTTCAGAGCCGAGTTCCGAGCCCTTCGTGTCCCCAACTCTAGCGCCAAGAGGAACGAGCAGAGGATTGAGCTCTACCAG ATCCTGCGGCCAGACGACCACATAGCCAAGCAGCGCTACATCGGGGGCAAGAACGCCCTGACCAAAGGAATGCCAGAGTGGGTCTCCTTCGATGTCACAGACACAGTCAGGGAATGGCTCATGTACCGAG AGACCAACCTGGGCTTGGAGATCAGTGTGCACTGCCCCTGCCACACCTTCAACCCCAATGGTGACATCATCGAAAATGTCAACGAGGTGCTAGATGTGAAGTTCAAAG GTGTGGAGGGTGACTACGATGAGAGTCGCTGGGACCTGGGTAGCAGACTGAAGAAGCAGAAGGAGCAGCTCTTCCCTCACCTCATCCTCATGATGCTGCCCCCTCACAGGCTAGACGCCCAGTCCTCATCCCGCAGACGCAAGAGAGCCCTGGACACCAACTACTGCTTCTC TAACTATGAAGAGAACTGCTGTGTGCGACCCCTCTACATTGACTTCCGCCAGCATCTGGGCTGGAGGTGGATCCACGAGCCGAAGGGATACTATGCCAACTTCTGCTCCGGGCCCTGCCCTTACCTACGGAGCGcagacaccacacacagctcG ATGCTGAGTCTGTACAACACCCTGAACCCTGAGGCGTCTGCCTCTCCCTGCTGTGTGCCTCAGGACCTGGAGCCCCTCACCATCCTCTACTACGTAGGCCGCACCCCCAAGGTGGAGCAGCTCTCCAACATGATCGTCAAGTCCTGCAAGTGCAGCTAA